A genomic region of Echeneis naucrates chromosome 24, fEcheNa1.1, whole genome shotgun sequence contains the following coding sequences:
- the churc1 gene encoding protein Churchill encodes MCNGCVQKEYPDRGNTCLENGSYLMNYLGCASCHQRDFVLISNKATEDDDGEEIVTYDHVCKNCDHVIARHEYTFSVVDEYQEYTMLCMLCGKAEDSISVLPDDPRQSAPLF; translated from the exons ATGTGCAATGGATGTGTTCAGAAAGAATACCCAGACCGG GGGAACACCTGTCTGGAAAATGGCTCTTACCTGATGAACTACCTGGGCTGTGCCAGCTGCCATCAAAGGGACTTTGTGTTGATCAGTAATAAAGCcacagaagatgatgatggagaaGAGATTGTCACATATGATC atgtTTGCAAAAACTGTGACCATGTCATCGCCAGACACGAATATACTTTCTCCGTCGTTGATGAATATCAG GAGTACACTATGCTCTGCATGCTGTGTGGAAAGGCAGAGGACTCCATCAGTGTGTTACCAGATGACCCCAGACAGTCTGCTCCTCTTTTTTAA